The genomic stretch CTGAATATTGTCGGTTTGCTCAATATTCAATTCGTCTTGTCGCAAGGCGAGGTGTACGTGCTAGAAGTGAATCCGAGATCAAGCAGAACCGTACCGTTTTTAAGCAAAATTACGGGTATCCCAATGGCGAATCTCGCAACAAAAATCATTCTTGGTCAAAAGCTGGCTGCGTTTGGCTATACAGAGGGCCTTCAGCCTGAACAGCAAGGTGTATTTGTAAAAGCGCCGGTCTTCTCCTTTGCCAAGCTGAGAAGAGTGGATATTACGTTAGGGCCTGAAATGAAATCAACAGGTGAAGTCATGGGGAAAGATTCGACACTTGAAAAGGCGCTCTACAAAGCCTTGATCGCTTCAGGTATTCAAATCCCGAACTACGGTTCCGTGCTTTTAACAGTAGCTGATAAGGACAAAGAAGAAGGGCTTGCCATTGCTAAGCGGTTCCACGCGATCGGCTACAACATTTTAGCGACGGAAGGAACGGCAGGCTACCTGAAAGAAGCTTCCATTCCAGCGAAGGTCGTCGGAAAAATCGGTCAGGATGGCCCGAACTTGCTTGATGTCATCAGAAACGGAGAAGCGCAGTTTGTCATCAATACGCTGACAAAAGGAAAGCAGCCGGCAAGAGACGGTTTTAGAATCAGACGTGAATCAGTAGAAAATGGTGTTGCCTGCCTAACATCTTTAGATACGGCAGAGGCGATATTGCGAGTGCTGGAAAGCATGACATTCCGTGCTGATCAAATGCCGGCAGTCAACACAAATCAGGAGGCGGCAGTCACTATATGAAAAAAGCGTATTTGACAGTATGTTCTAACCAGCAAATTGCAGACCGGGTGTTTCAAATGGTTCTGAAAGGGGAGCTTGTCCAAGGGTTTACAACCCCTGGACAGTTCCTTCATCTTAAAGTGAGCGAAGCGGTTACGCCTCTTTTGAGAAGGCCGATCAGCATCGCAGACGTCAACTTTGAAAAAAATGAAGTCACCATCATTTATCGGGTAGATGGGGAAGGGACAAGACTCTTGTCACTGAAGCAGCAGGGAGAACTTGTGGATGTCCTCGGGCCTTTGGGAAATGGCTTTCCTGTTAATGAAGTTCAACCCGGAAAGACGGCTTTGCTGGTAGGAGGCGGAGTAGGTGTGCCGCCTCTCCAAGAGCTGTCGAAACGCTTGATTGAAAAAGGGGTAAATGTCATCCACGTTTTAGGATTCCAATCGGCAAAGGATGTTTTTTACGAGGAAGAATGCCGGCAGTACGGAGACACGTATGTGGCAACAGCTGACGGAAGCTACGGGGAAACCGGATTTGTCACAGATGTGATTAAACGGAAAAAGCTAGAGTTTGATATCCTCCTCAGCTG from Bacillus subtilis subsp. subtilis str. 168 encodes the following:
- the pyrK gene encoding dihydroorotate dehydrogenase (electron transfer subunit) (Evidence 1a: Function from experimental evidences in the studied strain; PubMedId: 169225, 10545205, 11188687, 15299876; Product type e: enzyme), which produces MKKAYLTVCSNQQIADRVFQMVLKGELVQGFTTPGQFLHLKVSEAVTPLLRRPISIADVNFEKNEVTIIYRVDGEGTRLLSLKQQGELVDVLGPLGNGFPVNEVQPGKTALLVGGGVGVPPLQELSKRLIEKGVNVIHVLGFQSAKDVFYEEECRQYGDTYVATADGSYGETGFVTDVIKRKKLEFDILLSCGPTPMLKALKQEYAHKEVYLSMEERMGCGIGACFACVCHTNESETSYVKVCLDGPVFKAQEVAL